CACCGACCCGGGCTCCGCGCTGGCCTACGCCTACGACATCGTGTGCAACGGCAACGAGATCGGCGGCGGCTCCATCCGCATCCACCGCCAGGACATGCAGGAGCGCGTGTTCTCCGTGATGGGCCTGTCCCAGGAGGACGCCCAGGAGAAGTTCGGCTTCCTGCTCGAGGGCTTCAAGTACGGCGCCCCGCCGCACGGCGGCATCGCCTTCGGCTGGGACCGCGTGGTGGCGCTGCTCGCCGGCACCGAGTCCATCCGCGAGGTCATCGCCTTCCCGAAGACCGGCGGCGGCTTCGACCCGCTCACCGCCGCGCCCGCGCCCATCACCGCGCAGCAGCGCAAGGAGGCCGGCGTCGACGCGAAGCCCGAGCCGAAGAAGGCCGAGGGCGAGAAGGCCGAGGCCGCCGGGCAGCCGCAGGCGTGATCTCGCCGGGGACCGGCCGCACGGCCGCCGACGCTCGGACTCCCCGGGCGCGGCGGCGGTGCGGCCGGTCCCCGCAGCCGGGCGGGCGGACCTGGCCGCCCGCCGTCCTTCTCGGCCTGCTCGCCGCGGGGCTGCTCGCCCTGACCGGGTGCGCCGACTCCGCCCCCACGGCGCCGTCCCCCGGCGCGGCCGCGTCCGAGGGTCCCGCGCACGAGAGCGAGGCGGCGCCCGGGGTGGACGAGCCGGACGACCGGCCGGTCGTGCCCTTCGCCGCCCTCGACGACGACGCCCGGCGGGCGCTGCTGCGGCTTCCCGCCTCGGACGCCGGCGGGGAGGGCGCCTGCGGGCCGGCGGACGTGCGGGCGGCGCTGGTCTTCGAGGACGCGGCCCTGGGGCACCGCTACGGGACCATCACCATCACGAACGCCGGCGCCGAGCCGTGCTCCCTGCGCGGGTACCCCGGCCTCGGCGCCCGGGGCGCGTACGGCCACCGCTTCACCCCCGAGGTCCAGCAGCTGCCCTTCACCGAGGGGTTCCAGCACGGCGACGAGGGGGCCGTCGCCACGGACCTGCGGGTCCCGGCGGGCGGCGCGGCGCAGGTGCGGATCGAGTGGTCGGGGGCCCTCGGCGGGGCCGAGAGCGAGCCCCTGGGCGACCTCGTGCTGCAGCTGCACGCCGACCAGCCGCCCTTGCGCGTCGAGGACGCCGAGCGCGAGGCCGCCGACATCGGGGCGTTCACGAGCCTGCGGGTGGGGCAGTTCTCGCTCAGGTGAGCCCGGCGGCCTGCAGGTCCGCGGCGATGCGCTCGGCCTGCGCGCGATCCTCGGTCACCACCGTCCACCGCCGCCCCGGTCGACCTCGACGCGCAGCCGAGCGCGCAGGAAGCCGGCCTGCAGGAGGACGACCAGGACCGCCAGCGCAGCCAGGGAGGCGATCGCGGTGCCCGGGGTGCGCGGCGGCCTCCGACGCCGGCCGGGCGGCGCCGGCGCGCTGCTCCGTGCGCGCCCGGGCTGCGGAGGGGCGGGGGTCGCCGCTCATCCGCGCCGCGGCCCGGCGAGGTCGGCGGTGTCCACGACGAGTGTGAAGGGGCCGTCGTTGACGAGGGTGACGTCCATCTGCGCCCCGAACACCCCCCGCTCCACGCGCACGCCCTCCGCCTCGAGCCCCGCGGCGAACCGCTCGTACAGCGGCTCGGCGTGCTCCGGGCGG
The sequence above is a segment of the Micrococcus endophyticus genome. Coding sequences within it:
- a CDS encoding DUF4232 domain-containing protein, whose amino-acid sequence is MDEPDDRPVVPFAALDDDARRALLRLPASDAGGEGACGPADVRAALVFEDAALGHRYGTITITNAGAEPCSLRGYPGLGARGAYGHRFTPEVQQLPFTEGFQHGDEGAVATDLRVPAGGAAQVRIEWSGALGGAESEPLGDLVLQLHADQPPLRVEDAEREAADIGAFTSLRVGQFSLR